The Oncorhynchus clarkii lewisi isolate Uvic-CL-2024 chromosome 20, UVic_Ocla_1.0, whole genome shotgun sequence nucleotide sequence AGCAAGCACCCTACTGTGTCCGTACCACTCTGTGGGTGGTAAGGCTTAACATGTTACAGATGACGTCACATCCTGTCCAGACTGAAGTAAATCACAACAAACAGGGAGCCGTCTACGGCATGGCAGTTGACTGCCTCATCAGCTGTGCGGAACTGCATCCATCAAGCCTCTTTTAAGTGGCCCCTCTCAAATGATACACTATGGCATCTTTCTACAGGTCTCCTATGCTTTATTgacaacatcattgatatacatTTCCATATAAATGAAATACATCAAATTAAAATAAGAATCTGTGATTCAGGTCTTTGTATTTGAGCATGTCATGCAATTAtcatctttacattaaaaaaaggAAACGTAATAACCTTTGGCCTTCTTAATTTAACCAataaccaattgtgcaagttctcccacttaaaaagatgagaggcctgtaataccagcaacagtgtgtgaaaaccttgtgaagacttacagaaaacgtttgacctctgtcattgccaacaaagggtatataacaaagtattgagataaacttttgttattgaccaaatacttaatttccaccataatttgcaaataaattcattaaaaatcccacaatgtgattttctggattttttttctcattttgtctgtcatagttgaagtgtacctatgatgaaaattacaggccatgATACAAACAAATCTGATTGGACGGAAAaaaaagtgggagaacttgcacaattggtggctgactaaatacttttttgccccactgtatgttgagGCTACAGTCTCTCTATGACAGCTCTGGAGATAAAACAAAACGCAGTGAAGCACACTGACGAGCATGTAACCATGGTGATAGACGATGGCAGGTAAATTGTACAGTACATCAGAGTGGGTGTATGGGTGATTAGTCACCTCCTAATTAGATGCCACTCACACAGTCAGGTATTTTTATTTTAGTATGCTTTCCCAATAGTCTCCACAGAGTAGGGCTTCCTTCATCAGCCACAAACACACATCTTTCCCAATAGTCTCCACAGAGTAGGGCTTCCTTCATCAGCCACAAACACACATCTTTCCCAATAGTCTCCACAGAGTAGGGCTTCCTTCATCAGCCACAAACACACATCTTTCCCAATAGTCTCCACAGAGTAGGGCTGCCTTCATCAGCCACAAACACACATCTTTCCCAATAGTCTCCAAAGAGTAGGGCTTCCTTCATCAGCCACAAACACACATCTTTCCCAATAGTCTCCACAGAGTAGGGCTTCCTTCATCAGCCACAAACACACATCTTTCCCAATAGTCTCCACAGAGTAGGGCTTCCTTCATCAGCCACAAACACACATCTTTCCTAATAGTCTCCACAGAGTAGGGCTTCCTTCATCAGCCACAAACACACATCTTTCCCAATAGTCTCCACAGAGTAGGGCTTCCTTCAtcagccacaaacacacaccttgtTCGGTGGGTGCTCGGTTACCTTTAGAGCACCCACCGTCAAACTGACTACTCACACACGTCATTCTCCTCATATTCCTCTAACATAAACCCAGACCTGTGTGTGGAACCAGGAGACACTGAGGTCATACTGAACCTTTGAACTGTTAACCACAGTCACCATTTCCACGACCGCTACTCCACAGTCCCAGCCCAACAGGCCCAACCATGGCTGAAATTCGAACAATCCAAAACATGACAGGAATGGTTCTTTAAATCCAAATATGGAAGCACTGTCAGTGTTCCCCTCTGATTTTTTTCAGCAGTGGTGGCAAGGGTAGTGggtgggaagggagggagagaggattggTGCATTGCAACTAATGTTTGTGCAATgacatgctagctgttcccataTAATTAGACacactactttgtgcatgacaagtcatttttccaacaattgtttacagacagataatttcacttataattcacagtattataattccagtgggtaagaagtttacatacactaagttgactgtgcctttaaacagcttggaaaattccagaaaatgatgtcatggctttagaagcttctgataggctaattgacataatttgagttaattggaagtgtacctgtggatgtatttgaaggcctgccttcaaactcagtgcctctttgcttgacatcatgggaaaatcaaaagaaatcagccaagacctcagaaaaaaaattgtagacctccacaagtctggaaattgctcccaaggatgaaacaaacgactgaaggtaccgcgttcacctgtacaaacaatagtacgcaagtataaacaccatgggaccacacagctgtcacaccgctcaggaaggagacgcgttctgtctcctagagatgaacgtacttcggtgcgaaaagtgcaaatcaatcccagaacaacagcaaaagaccttgtgaagatgctggaggaaacaggtacaaaagtatctatatccacagtaaaacgagtcctatatcggcataacctgaaaggccgctcagcaaggaagaagccactgctccaaaaccaccattaaaaaaacagactacgttttgcaactgcacaaggggacaaagatcgtactttttggagaaatgtcctctgttctgatgaaacaaaaatagaactgtttggccataatgaccatcgttatgtttggaggaaaaaggggaaggcttgcaagccaaataaccccatcccaaccatgaagcacgggggtggcagcatcatgttgtgggggtgctttgctgcaggagggactggtgcacttcacaaattagatggcatcatgagggaggaattttgtgtggctatattgaagcaacatctcaagacatcagttaaagcttggtcgcaaatggggcttccaaatggacaatgaccccaaacatacttccaaaaatgtagcaaaatggcctaaggacaataaagtcaagatattggaatggccatcacaaagccctgacctcaatcctatagaaaatgtgtgggcagaactgaaaaagcatgtgcaagcaaggaggccaatAAACCTGAtgcagttacaccagttctgtcaagaggaatgggccaaaattcagtgtatgtaaacttctgacccactgggaatgtgctgaaataaataattcactctactattattctgacatttcacattcttaaaataaagtgatgatcctaactgacctaaaacagggaatttttaccaggattaaatgtcaagaattgtgaaaaaattagtttaaatgtatttggctaaggtgtaaacttccgacttcaactatatatatatatatatatatatatatatatatatatatatatatatatagtatgtggacacatgctcgtcgaacatctcattctaaaatgatgggcaataatatggagttagtccccccttcgctgctataacagcttacactcttatgggaaggctttccactagatgttggaacattgctgcagggacttgcttccattcagccacaagagcattagagaggtcgggcactgatgttgggcgattaggcctagcTCACAGTCAACGTTCCAATTCATCAAAGtttttcgatggggttgaggtcagggctctgtgcaggccagtcaagttcttccacaccaatctcggcaaaccatttctgtatggacctcgctttgtgcacggaggcattgtcatgctaaaacaggaaagaaccttccccaaactgttgacacaaagttggaaggacagaatcatgtagaatgtcattgtatgctgtagcactgtgatttcccttcactggaactaaggggcctgaaccatgaaaaacagccacagatcATTATCCCTCTTCCACAATCTTTccatttggcactatgcattggggcaggtagcgttctcctggcatccgcaaaacccagattcgtccatcagacTGACAGagggtgaagtgtgattcatcactccagagaacgcatgttccagagtccaatggcaggaagctttacaccactccacccGACAcatggcattgtgcatggtgaccttaggcttgtgtgcggctgctcgaccatggaaacccttctcatgaagctcccgacagttcttgtgctgacgttgcttccagaggccgtttggaactcggtagtgaaaattgtaaccgaggacagatgatttctACGTGCTTCAGTACTCgacagtcccgttctgtgagcttgtgtggcgtACCATTTTGcgaccgttgttgctcctagacgtttccacgtcacaataacagcactgacatttgaccggggaagctctagcagggcagacattagACAAACTGGTGACATCTtatgacggtgccaagttgaaagtcactgagctcttcagtaaggccattctactgtgctaatgtttgtctatagagatgacatggctgtgtgcttgtcagcaacaggtgtagcTGAAATGGCCAAATCCACGAATGTCTATATAGAGAGAAACAATTGAGTTGTTAAATTAATATAGAAGAAGCACTGTCTATGATCTGACAAACATCTAGAATTGACTTTCACTACTGTTTCACTTCTTTCACTTCTCAAATTCTGATGTGGATGTTTTGATACATTCAACAGACCAAGGCTCTCGCTGTTCTCTTTCTATATTTAAGTCTCCCGTGTGCATTCTGTGGTACATGGGCATAGGTTCTGGTCCTGTTTTGGGGACTCAGATGTGGATAGTGTGGGACCTGGTCCCGTTTTGGCCCCTCAGTTTAAAAGGTGGTTGTTGAGGGACCTGGGCTTGGGACTCAGATGCGGATAGTGTGGGACCTGGTCCCGTTTTGGCCCCTCAGTTTAAAAGGTGGTTGTTGAGGGACCAGGGGTTGGGACTCAGATGTGGATGTCGTGGTAGTGGCCCTTGGAAGAGTCCATGTCGACCCGGCGGGCCTCAGCGAAGGCCAGGAAGGTGACCAGGCCCACCAGGTTCACCACAGTGATGAGGGTGAAGACAGACGCCCACGACCCTGTAGCCTCAATCAGATACCCCGAGAAATACACCATCATCACACCTGGAGAAACACGATCAGATACGCAGAGGAATACGGCATTAGGAGACAGTACATGCACGCACAAACTGAGCAGTTTCAGACTACGGCATATCATATCAACAAATGCCAGTTCAGCCTCCCATTCCCAGTTGTGTGGGGTATAAGTAAACGGATTCAAATGCCCCTACGGTGCCCAAACTGTCATCTTCTACTCACTCCCTCAATGATTTATCTGACACAAACTCTATTATCACTCCGGTATGAAATATGCATGGAGCATTGGGGCCAATGAGACTGACAAGAGACACAACCCAAAGTCCTGCCTTCAGAACCATCAGATGAATTATTCATCACCACCTCATGAAAGGACAACACAACTGATCCTGGAACTGTCGGTGAACGATTCATCACAGATGTTTCCGCTTTGGTTTGTCCCTCAATGAACATGCTTACCTGAGAATGCTCCACAGGTATTCATAACACCTGCAATGAAAAATAGATACATGATTCATTTGTAATATTTGACAGGACTGTAATATTCATCAATCAAATCTGCTGAGAGGTGGATAAATGAGTTGCCGGTGTAACATACCAAACAGAGCCCCAGCACATGACGGAGCCAGGTCCTGAACATTCACAGACACACCGCTGGAGTACAGACACAAGACACGTTACTGTCTGCTGGTGTAACATACCACACAGAGCCCCAGCACATGACGGAGCCAGGTCCTGAACATTCACAGACACACGGCTGGAGTACAGACACAAGACACGTTACTGTCTGCTGGTGTAACATACCAAACAGAGCCCCAGCACATGACGGAGCCAGGTCCTGAACATTCACAGACACACCGCTGGAGTACAGACACAAGACACGTTACTGTCTGCTGGTGTAACATACCAAACAGAGCCCCAGCACATGACGGAGCCAGGTCCTGAACATTCACAGACACACGGCTGGAGTACAGACACAAGACACGTTACTGTCTGCTGGTGTAACATACCAAACAGAGCCCCAGCACATGACGGAGCCAGGTCCTGAACATTCACAGACACACCGCTGGAGTACAGACACAAGACACGTTACTGTCTGCTGGTGTAACATACCACACAGAGCCCCAGCACATGACGGAGCCAGGTCCTGAACATTCACAGACACACCGCTGGAGTACAGACACAAGACACGTTACTGTCTGCTGGTGTAACATACCACACAGAGCCCCAGCACATGACGGAGCCAGGTCCTGAACATTCACAGACACACCGCTGGAGTACAGACACAAGACACGTTACTGTCTGCTGGTGTAACATACCACACAGAGCCCCAGCACATGACAGAGCCAGGTCCTGAACATTTACAGACACACGGCTGGAGTACACACGGTTACTGGAGTACAGACACAAGACACGTTACTGTCTGCTGGTGTAACATACCAAACAGAGCCCCAGCACATGACGGAGCCAGGTCCTGAACATTCACAGACACACCGCTGGAGTACAGACACAAGACACGTTACTGTCTGCTGGTGTAACATACCACACAGAGCCCCAGCACATGACGGAGCCAGGTCCTGAACATTCACAGACACAAGACACGTTACTGTCTGCCCCAGTAGACAAGGTGTTACAGACTCCCTATATTTTCTGCCTCTGTAGTGAAGGTGTTACAGACTCCCTATATTTTCTGCCTCAGTAGATATGGTGTAATACAGACTCCCTATCTTTGTCACCTGAACATATTAAACCCTATAAAACTGACAGATAAGATGAGTGGAACTACATAGTCGCTGTTAAAGCGCTTGTGAGGGGGTGATTATGTTTATATGATCCATTCCACTGTTGGTTATTATCTACATCCTGCATCAATCATTTACATCCTTGTATACTTCCAGGATCAAACAGCGTAGCCCTCAAGGTTTAATACCGGTGGCTGAATATGGTCCTAGATGATAGACACTAGGCCTAGGAGCGGATTTGGGGACGAGCATCGGTACCTGTGGCCGAATATGGTCCTAGATGATAGACACTAGGCCTAGGAGCGGATTTGGGGACGAGCATCGGTAGCTGTGGCTGAATATGGTCCTAGATGATAGACACTAGGCCTAGGAGCGGATTTGGGGACGAGCATCGGTAGCTGTGGCTGAATATGGTCCTAGATGATAGACACTAGGCCTAGGAGCGGATTTGGGGACGAGCATCGGTACCTGTGGCTGAATATGGTCCTAGATGATAGACACTAGGCCTAGGAGCGGATTTGGGGACGAGCATCGGTAGCTGTGGCTGAATATGGTCCTAGATGATAGACACTAGGCCTAGGAGCGGATTTGGGGACGAGCATCGGTACCTGTGGCTGAAGGTGGTGAGGCCCATGGTGGCAGAGACCAAGGCCACAGCTGTGGGGAAGGTGGTGGTGCCACACAGCAGGAGGGtaaacacactggacacacccATGGAGAAGAACTGACCAGGAcacaaggagaggaaaggagaggaaaggcaAAGTTAACTAGTAATGCCAATGTGGCCATTGAATCGGAAACAAGCTACAATACCTGCATAAGCTTCCTCACAGCAGCAGTGTCAAaccctagagacagagagagaaagagacaaagagagagagacgtgggacAGATCAATAGTTAAAAACCTTGACAATCGTATAAGGGTACCAACTTCGACTGAAACATTCACTACATTTGTTTCCTGATGACAAATAGTTGATATCTCTGGCATTACCTCGGCTGATAAGGTGGTCAGAGAGACAGCcactgaagagagaagaggggatggcCACAAACCATGGGATAACATTAAACACCCAACCCTGCGGGGAGAACACCATAACATTTAACACCAAGAACGCTGATATGAGCTCAGACATGTATGACATTAATACCCTATACGTTTGTTAAGAGATAGTGATCCAACTTGGCAAACATCTAAGTTTGGGGAACATCCGAGTTCCTTAGCTAGCAGAGTTTTATGTCTACACCGTGTCTACAGCGCCCTCTCTTGGTTTACTCAGTGGTATTACACAGGTCTGTCAGATGCAGGGGGGTCTGACTAGATTTTAGCCATTTTGTATGTACACTTTCAAGTGTGTCTGTTGTCTTTGCCATTCCAACCTTGAACTCCAATGTGGTCTTTcaagttttgttttgtcttgtcttctgaAGGAATGGgttgggagaagaggagggatggagggggcaAGTTACCTTGGCATCAGGGAAGGTGTCCTTGAAGTAAGTCGGTAGCCATGACAACATTGTGAAGAAGGTGCTCGCAGTGCAAAGGTGCGTAATaatcacagcactgaagggaggataatggagacagagagagagagcgagacagagagagacagagcaaacaAATATAATTAAGTTAGTGTACCACTTCTATGACTCATAGGCTACATCTTTGTAAAGCTCAAAATATTCCACAGCAGTTCCTACTTTTACTGGCTGAAATAACTTACGTATGGGTCACCACTACAGTTATATTAATGTGCTTGTGCAACATAAAAACAAGCAACATCagtatgtttactgtacatttattCGGAGTGTTTAAATAGCTCTCTCTCCACTGAGTTTCGCTCATTCAAGAACTGAACAGTGTCAGTCCGTGCTGCAAATTCATGCTCACACCAACCCCCACCTACACAGTCAGTGACATCTGCTTTTCTGTTCAGTGGTTCATTTTCCTATCAAGGTGTGGATTAGCCGTTACAGGAAAtaacaccaaccaaccaaccatttCTGTCATTGTAAACAGGGCAGATCAGTTGCACGGACTGCCATGGGGTTCTATAAATAACAGACAATAGAGACAGGCACAGAGGATATGAATGAAGCCTTTATGTGAGACGGAAACATCTACAGGGAAGTGAGCTGATCAGAGAGGATTGTGTTTGGGCCTTATCTCACCAGACAGCAGGTTGTTTGAAGAGACGTAGCCAGTGTCGCTTGGAGAGTTTGGACCGGGGCCCTCCACGACCCAGCGACTCCAATGTGATGATAggtcctggaacacacacacaaagaaagagAAAAGTCTGAGCTCAATGTGGAGCTCAGAGGAAGTTCATGACAACAATAGGAGCAGATGGCTGGAAAACAACAATGACGCAGCACTTGCCCAAAATAGTCTAGCTGTGAAATGAAAGTGTTCAGTTTCAGTAAGATATGCATGTGGTCATTACACCTACACACTCCTTACCTTCCCCTTTGAGCAGGTATTTCCATATGCAGTACGCCCAGAGGACAGAGAGCAGACCAGACACATAGAACACACTCTCCCAACCATACAGGTCCAGCATGAGGGAACCAGCCCCCCCAATCACCAGTGTCCTGCAGGAGACAACAGCACTGGTCATACACTCAAACTGTGGTGTTGGATAGTTTTTTTTACTGCAATGGCAAAACAAGACCATCTGTGGAGAACTCCTGACTGGAGACGAAACATCTGTGGTTCCCTGATGAGTTGTTTATGGCCAGCCCAAAATGACATCCCCCGGCAACTCCAATGACAAACAGCTGACCCTGGCTTCCATAACAGATGACCTCAACAACAGCAGCACTTAAAACACCCCGGTAAAAAGTGCtccaaggcacaga carries:
- the LOC139376325 gene encoding voltage-gated purine nucleotide uniporter SLC17A9-like, whose product is MAILQKHGKFSGPDLVCLKETPSDTIGDAGGHQKNWSEHNTNWPRPLARVWTVVLLLGTCLLYCARVAMPICAVSMAEKFNWTKREQGMVLGSFFWGYCFTQVLGGYVSDRVGGEKVLLLSAAAWGAMTAFTPVLAHFCSQPIFSMTLARFLMGLLQGVHYPSLVSLCSQKVVESERGFLMSTVGSGSYLGTLVIGGAGSLMLDLYGWESVFYVSGLLSVLWAYCIWKYLLKGEGPIITLESLGRGGPRSKLSKRHWLRLFKQPAVCAVIITHLCTASTFFTMLSWLPTYFKDTFPDAKGWVFNVIPWFVAIPSSLFSGCLSDHLISRGFDTAAVRKLMQFFSMGVSSVFTLLLCGTTTFPTAVALVSATMGLTTFSHSGVSVNVQDLAPSCAGALFGVMNTCGAFSGVMMVYFSGYLIEATGSWASVFTLITVVNLVGLVTFLAFAEARRVDMDSSKGHYHDIHI